The genomic segment AAGGACCACTCCGTATTTATGGGATTTGCTCCGATGAACAACCCTAAGATTGCAATCGCAGTTTATGTGGAGAATGGCGGTTTCGGTGCAACTTACGGAGTGCCTATCGGCGCTATGATGATGGATCAGTATCTGCATGGCAAGTTATCGCCGGAGAATGAGATACGTGCGGAGGAATTCAGTAATCGCATAATACTGTACGGAGACGAAGAAAGATAGTAAACGGTCGAATATCGAGAGAACAAATGGTAAGAAGAGAGAATATATGGAAATCGTTGGATTGGGTGACAATCGCAATCTACCTGATTCTGATTGTGTTTGGCTGGTTCAGCGTCTGCGGGGCAAGCTATGACTATGGTGATCGTGACTTTCTTGATTTCTCCACTCGTGCCGGTAAACAATTTATGTGGATTGTCTGCTCGTTTGGGTTGGGGTTTGTCTTGCTGATGCTGGAGGATACGCTCTACGATATGTTTTCTTACATTATATATATAGGGCTCATTCTATTGTTGATTATAACTATCTTTATCGCTCCTGACACTAAGGGGTCGCGCTCATGGTTGATTCTGGGACCTGTCAGTCTGCAGCCCGCCGAATTTGCTAAGTTTGCTACGGCGTTGGCGTTGGCTAAGTATATGAGTGCCTATTCATTTACTATGAAAAACTGGAAGAATACATTGATGCTGGCTTTTCTTATTCTTCTGCCGTTGGTACTGATTATACTTCAAAGGGAAACAGGTTCTGCATTGGTGTATACCGCTTTCTTTCTGATGCTTTATCGTGAAGGTATGCCCGGAGTGGTGCTCTTTTCCGGTATTTGCGCTGTGGTATATTTTGTGGTGGGAATCCGTTTTGACCAGGTTCTTATAGCAGATACCCCAACCCCAATCGGAGAGTTTGCCGTATTGTCGATGGTGCTGCTTTTCGCCGGTGGAATGGTATGGGTATATAAAAAGAGGTGGGAGCCGGTTCGTAATATTATCGGTGGTTCTTCTGTGGTATTGCTCATAGCTTATATTATTTCAGAGTATGTCGCCCCTTTCAACCTTGTATGGGTGCAATGGGGATTATGTGTGGTTGTAACGTTTTATTTGTTTTATCTTTCTTTGCGCGAGCGCCATTTGAGTTATCTTCTTATAGGCTTGTTTGCCATAGGCTCGATAGGCTTTCTTTATTCCAGCGATTATTTCTTCAATAAAGTATTGGAACCTCACCAGCAGATCCGCATTAAAGTTGTGTTGGGTATGGAAGAAGATCTGACAGGGGCGGGGTATAACGTAAATCAGTCGAAAATAGCCATTGGGTCAGGCGGCTTGACAGGGAAAGGCTTTCTGAACGGTACGCAAACCAAACTTAAATACGTTCCTGAACAAGATACGGATTTTATCTTCTGTACAGTGGGCGAGGAAGAGGGTTTTATTGGTTCAACGGCCGTTTTGCTTCTGTTCCTGGCACTGATACTTCGTCTGATAGTACTGGCAGAACGGCAACAGTCTGCATTTGGGAGGGTGTACGGATACTCGGTGCTGAGTATTTTTCTGTTTCATCTTTTCATTAATATAGGAATGGTACTTGGGCTGACTCCCGTAATAGGTATCCCTCTGCCTTTCTTTAGTTATGGAGGTTCTTCGTTATGGGGCTTTACGATACTGTTGTTCATATTCCTGCGTATCGATGCGGGAAGAAATAGAAGACTGGTGTAATATCCTCGCAGGGATATGTGATGTTATCGTCGTAGTTTGATTCCTACATCGTTGATGCCGGGTAGAATCTCATCCGGTAATGTATAAGCTATCTTGAAGAGGTAATTGCCGGACCTCCCTATTTTGATGCTGCCGGCGGAGAATGCCGATTGATATAAACCACCCCAGCCGTCTCCTTTCCAGATTCCTTCTTTGCTGGCTAAGACGGCTTTCAGCGTGTCTACCTGTACTCTTTTGCTTTCCGGATCTTCGTAACCGACCGACAGGTTTATGTTTTGATAAGGATAGGTGTTTCGGTTTCGGATTTCTACGGTCAGTTTGTAGTAAGTCTGTGAGTCGGGCACAGCGACATCAAAAAACAATGTGTCCTGTCTTTTCCAACCTTCTTGGGGAACAGACCGGAAAGCATGATATACAGTCTGTTTATCGCAAGCGCCCAATGCGCCTACGATAAACAGCAGAATGATATATTTCAGATGTTTTGTTTTATTCTTGAACCGGTTTGTCATCTCGAACAGGTTTATCCCCTTGGGGTTTAGGTTTGTTGTTGTGAGGGCGCTTGCGGTTATTGTTGTTCCGTTGCGGGCGTCTCTCATCTCCTTGTGCCCGTTTCTCATTCCCTTGAGGTTTGGACTGCTGTTCTTGCGGTTGCGGGGTGGCTGGTTGTTCGCTGCCTTGGGGCCGGTTATTGGAACTTTTTTTCTTCTTTTTGTTCCGGTTTCCATTATTATTCCCGTTACCGTTGTTGCCGTCTCCGCTATTTTTGTTTTTGCGGTTGCGGTCGAAGCGGGTCAGACTTTCCTGTTCCAGCAAGTCCACCGGCTTCTTAGGTTCGGAGCGGTGTGTTTCCTCCAATAGATAATCCGGCTTGATTCCTCTTTTATTCAGGCCGATAACTTCAAAGGCGCGCCTGCCGCTGATTGTGACCAGATTGGCCGGAATGTTTTTATCAGTGGAATAGGTTATCTGATTGTTGAGGATATCAGCTTTGAAGAAATAGAAAACACCGTCTTTGGTTTCCAACTCGATTTCTTTGGAAGGCAGGCGTTTTTGTGCTTCCACATAGCAATCTACTTCGTAGTTGAGACAGCATTTCAATTTGGCGCATTGTCCGGCCAGTTTCTGCGGATTCAGTGAGATGTCCTGAAAGCGGGCTGCACTGGTCGATACGGAAACAAAGGACGTCATCCACGTAGCGCAGCACAGCTCACGACCACAAGGTCCGATACCGCCGATGCGGCCGGCTTCTTGGCGGGCACCGATCTGTTTCATTTCGATGCGCACGTGAAAAGCGTCGGCAAGCACCTTAATTAGTTGGCGGAAGTCTACGCGTTCATCGGCAATGTAGTAGAAAATAGCTTTGTTGCCGTCTCCTTGATATTCCACATCACCGATTTTCATGTTGAGGTTGAGGTCGAGGGCTATCTGGCGGGCACGAATCATTGTGCTGTGCTCACGTGCTTTCGCTTCATTGTACTTATCCATATCCACCTGTTTGGCTTTGCGGTAGATACGTTTTATGTCCGCTTCCGACTTTATATTTGCTTTGCGCATTTGTAACGGGACGAGCCGGCCGGTGAGGGTCACCACGCCTATATCATGTCCGGGAGTAGCTTCTACCGCCACTATATCACCTTTTTCCAAAGGTATTTTATTGCTGTTGCGGAAGTAACCTTTACGGGTGTTTTTAAACTGGATTTCCACCATTTCCGATTCTTCTGCATTGCCGGGAATGTCGGCAAGCCAATCATAGGTGTTCAGTTGCTTGTCTTGCCTGCCGCAGCTTTTACAGCAGAGACCGCCGCTTCCGTTATGTAGTTTAAATTCCATCTCTTTCTTTATTTATTTACGATTCAAATTCTCTTTATATTAATTCTCTTATCTTATTGTTTTATCATCCCATCATTTGGAAATATCCTCCTACGATATTTTTTTCTCACTGTTTCAATAATACAATCATTTTCAGGGAGAAATCAAAGAATACCATGCGGGCGTTCACGTTCTGCTCAATGTGTATCTGCGCTTCACTTAGTTCGTCCATGATTCCTATCACATTACGTTCGTTGACAAACGGGGCAAAGCGGGTGGCGAAGTTCTGTTCGGGCAGAGTCATGTAATTCATTTCTTTCCGGTGTAGGTTATAGATGAAGTTTTCCCGTATCATGCGCTGGCAATATTCCAGAAAGTTCTTTTGACGTTCGCGTCCCATTGCAGCCAGTTGCTCGCTCCATTGTTTCATCTCCCGTATTTTTCGTTGATAGGAAAGACGCATTAGGCTGATGAACAGATTAAAAAAGAGTTCGTTCTCTTCGTTCAGGTGGATCGTCTCCAATGCTTTGATGAAGTTCCCATTTGCCAGATGCGCTATGGTCTGGCTGTCTATGGGCTGTACGCCATACTTTCGTTGCAAGGCGTCTGCTATGCTCGTTTCCTCTATTTTGCGGATATTGAAACGCTGTGTACGGCTGAGGATAGTGGACAATATCATCTCGGGAGCTTCGGATACCAGAAGAAATACCGTTTTTTCAGGAGGCTCTTCCAATAATTTTAATAATTTGTTGGCACAGACTTCATGCATCTTTTCCGGCAGCCATACGATAGTCACCTTATATCCGCCTTCACTGGATTTCAAACTGAGTTTACGGGTGATTTCATCGCTTTCCTTTGCGTAGATAATTGCCTGCCCGTTTTCCGCTCCCATTGCGTTCAACCAATGGTTCAGCGAAAAATAAGGATTGTTCAGCACAAAGTGTCTCCAATCGGCTATGTAGTCGTCACAGACTTCCTTCTTCCCTTTGGCGCTTTTCACTATGGGGAATACGAAGTGTACGTCCGGATGTACCAGTTTATTCCATTTTACACACGAGGGACACGTACCGCATGCGTCAGTCTCCGTACGGTTCGGGCAACAGATATAACGGGCGTAAGCCAAAGCAAGCGGAAGTTTTCCGGTTCCTGCCGGGCCGCAGAAAAGTTGTGCATGAGGGATACGTCCTTCCTGCACTTCTTGTATCAATCGCTGTTTGGCTGCTTCCTGGCCGATTACATCTTTAAAAAACACGACGGTGATATTTAAGTTAATAAATTTGTCTGGCTACTTCCTTTATGCTGTTTACCGCGCCTATGGAATAGAAATGAATACTGGGAATATGGTGTTTCATTAATTCCTTGCATTGCTGTACGCACCATTCAATGCCCACTTGTTGCGCTTCGGCGTCATTCTTGCATTTCAATACTTCTTTTGTCAGCTCTTCGGGTAGGTCCACTTTGAATGTTTTGGGTATCATACTGAGTTGCGACAACTTTTTAAATGGCTTGATGCCCGGTATGATAGGGATGGTAACTCCTGCTTGGCGGGCACGTTCCACAAAATCGAAATATTTCCGGTTGTCGTAGAATAATTGGGTAACGGCATATTCTGCTCCGTTTTCCATTTTCTTTTTCAGCCAATAGATATCCGTATCGATGTTGGGAGCCTCTTCGTGCTTTTCCGGATAGCAGGCTACTCCGTATGAAAAGGGGGTATTTGTTACCGTCATTTCGGAACCATCTACAAAAATGCCCTTATTGAACTGATTAATCTGATCTTGCAACTCAATGGCATGCAGGTAACCGTTGCTTTCGGGCGTAAAAGCGGATTCATGCTTCGCCTTGTCTCCGCGCAGCACCAAAAGGTCTGTAATATTTAGAAACTGCAGGTCGAGCAATACGTATTCGGTATCTTCACGACTGAAGCCGCTGCAAAGAATATGCGGTACCACCGTTATATTATATTTGTTTTGGATGGCTGCGGCAACAGATACGGTGCCCGGACGGCGGCGAAGTCTGTTGCGTTGGAACAGTCCGTTGCCGAGGTCTTTATACACGTACTCGCTGCGGTGTGTGGTTATATTGATGTATTTAGGGTCAAATTCCCGTAATGTATCTATCGTTTCGTACAACTTTTCGATGCCTGTGCCCTTCAGCGGGGGCAATATCTCAAAAGAAAAAGCTGTTTTTTCGTTACTGTTTATCAGATCGATTACTCTCATTTCTTCTTCGTTGTCTTTGTCTAATTGGCAAAATCCTTGCACATTGGGAACAAAAATACGAAAAAGAAATGAGAAATGCCCCGAAGGACAGGCTATTCTTTTATGCAACGGACGGAAAATCCGTTATAGTACTTCTTACCTTCCGGTTTGACGGAGTTTTTAAATTCAATGTCATTATTGCTGTTTGTGATTATCACTACTTTGTCCAATTGTTCCTGCATGCCGTTGCGTGTCCAATAGGCGGTTGATGAGGCCGGGTTTACTAAAGTTGTTGCATTATCTCTTTCCAGCAGCAATCCTTTGGGGGCAATGCCGAATCCTGTCTCATTTGTCGCCGGGTTGGTATCAGAACTCCATGTTCCTGTTTTTTTCAGTGCGGAAGCATTTCCGGCTATGTACTCTTTTAACCTGTTCCAATCATTGTCCGACGGTATTCTCCAGTCCAGTGGAGCTAATTTGCCGGTAAGTACCGCCTCGCCGTTATAAAGCAGGAAGCCGGGAACGGAATATTGGAAACATCTGTCTCCTGTTCCTAATATCTTTTGTATAGGGATGTTTTTACTGTCGTTGTAGTAGGCGGTTTGCAGATCCTCTCTCATCCAGTATTGTGTTCCTATTTTTACGATAGGATAAGATTGCAATATTCCGTTCCGTATATCTCTGATTGTGTAGCTGCTTACATTGACAGTCAATGCTTTGTCGGGCTTTTCTGTAACAATCTTCAGGTCTCCGTCGATGTAGAATTTTTCAATGGGGCCGGAGTGTCCACCTGTATAAGCCAGTGAGTTGTCCGTTTCATTCCAGCTTACTTTGCCGCCATGCGTTGCGGCGGTTTTGTCGGGCAGTTGTAAAACGGTTCCATTGTTCAGGTCGGTCCGACCGTTGTCCGATACGGGGTAGACCACAATGGCTTTGGAATTTATTGCATCATCGGCAGGGGTATGGAGATATTCCCGGCAGATCTCTGCTACCGGTTTCCCCTGGCGATATACTCTATATACACCGGATGTCTTGAACGACAAAGAGGCTGTGTGGATAGCAGTGATGTCATATTCATTTTCGCTGTCTCCTTGTTCGCTTGCTCCCCATTCTTTGATGCTGGCGATTACGCCGGTCAGGGATTCGCCGGCATTTTGTAATGCGTTGATCTGGATTTCCAATTCCGTATCTTCTTTGATAATGGCTGAGGGCAGGGAGCAGGCATAGATTTTACCGTTCCATTCTAAGCTGAAAGCCTGTTTGCTGTCGGAATGTGTTTGCGGAATGACAATGAACTCTTTACCGGACAGTCCGTTGCCGGTCTCCTTCCATACGCCGGAAGGTATAATGTCCGTTTCACTTTCTTCATCCACTTCGGATAGTTCGTCCGATTGCAGGTCGTATAGCGCCTGTGTCCTGAAGCCGGTAGCTATGATCCGGGGATTGGCTTTGAGCATATCATTTACGTTCTCTCCGTCTTTGGGAGTAAGAACTATTTTTATTTTTGCAAATTGATGCTTGTAGGTCAGTCTTACGGCTTCTTTACTGTTGGCAATGTTTTCGGTTCGTGCTGTCATGAAATCGGATAAGCTGTAATTGGAGGATTTGCTCTGATCCGCCTGTACTGTGACATGCAGTAAAGAACTGCCTCCGCCCATTCCGGCTGCCTGATAGGGATAATAGCTTATAAAATCCAGAGTGGCATCTCCTTCCGGATAGAAAACTTCTTTTTTGGGAATCAGTGTTGTCCCTTCACCACATTCCAAAAGCAGGTTGTCGATGTAACGCTGTTCGCTTAAGCCGTTACCGGTCAGCATGGCAAATACACCCATTCTGTCTCCGGTCTCAAATGTGTTTTTCGTTATTTTAGTGTTGCCCTTGCTCGCTTTTGCAACAAAGGAGATGGGAATATTGCTTTCCCGGATTTCATCATTGATTTGATTGACGCAAGAAACAGCCGCTATGGCAAAAACAAAACACAACAGAATACTGCCTTTCTTGAAAAGGTCTTTTTGGTTTTTCATATATAATAATTTGTAAGACGGAAATCTTCCCGTCTTTGGTTCATTCTCAAATACTTGTGTGTGTCGAGAAATTTAGATTGAGAGGAACCGCAATTATATAAGAAAGTTATTTACTCTTTCTGCTGCTTGCCAGCCGTTGTCACAATTGATTGCTTGGCCTTTTCTTTCTTCTTTTTTGGCACATATAGGTAGATACAGACCGCAAATATATATTAATATTTCGTATCGGCTATTCTAATTCAACAAAAACTTCTGCCAATTATTTACGGCACTCTGATTTTTTATCTAACTTTACACGCTAAAATCGTAAACAGTAATTAGTTAAACCATAGAACAGAGCTTATGCCTTTAAATTTACCCGATAAACTTCCCGCGATAGAGCTGCTGAAAGAGGAAAATATATTCGTTATTGATAATTCGCGTGCAACCCAGCAGGACATTCGTCCGCTACGGATTGTTATACTGAATCTGATGCCGCTGAAGATTACGACGGAGACCGATTTGGTGCGTTTGCTTTCCAACACTCCGTTGCAGGTGGAAATCTCATTCATGAAAATCAAAAGCCATACTTCCAAGAACACTCCGATAGAGCATATGAAAGCTTTCTATACGGACTTTGACAAGATGCGCGACGAGAAATACGACGGTATGATTATTACCGGCGCTCCTGTGGAACAGATGGACTTTGAGGAAGTGACCTATTGGGATGAGATAACCGGAATATTCGATTGGGCGCGTACGCATGTCACGTCCACTCTTTATATCTGCTGGGCGGCGCAAGCCGGGCTCTACCACCATTATGGCGTGCCCAAATATCCGTTGGATGCGAAGATGTTCGGCATATTCGAACATCGTACCTTGCAACCTTTGTATCCTATCTTTCGTGGTTTTGACGATGTGTTCTATGTCCCCCACAGCCGTCATACGGAGATCCGCAAGGAAGATATTCTGAAGGTTCCCGAGCTGACCCTGCTTTCGGAGTCGGAAGATGCGGGAGTGTATATGGTGATGGCGCGTAACGGACGTGAGTTTTTTGTGACCGGCCATTCCGAATATTCTCCTTTGACGCTCGATACGGAATACCGTCGTGACCTGAGTAAGGGACTACCCATTGATATGCCCCGCAATTACTATGTGGACGATGATCCTGACAAGGGGGTGTTGGTGCGTTGGCGGGCTCATGCCAACCTATTGTTCTCCAACTGGCTGAACTACTTTGTATATCAGGAAACTCCGTTCAATATTGAAGAGATCAAGTAATAATCCCGAAAACTCTGTGGAACTCAGTGTCCCTCTGTGGTGAAAATATGATAAAGCAACGAAAAATAGAACTGTTGGCTCCTGCCAAAAATTTAGAGTGTGGCATTGAGGCTGTCAATCATGGTGCGGATGCGGTGTATATAGGTGCGCCGAAGTTTGGTGCGCGTGCGGCAGCTGTCAATTCCCTGGAAGATATTTCCGCTTTGGCAGAGTATGCCCATTTGTATAATGTACGTGTTTATGTTACGGTGAATACGATCTTGAAAGAAGAAGAACTTGCCGAAACGGAACGGATGATTTGGGATTTGTACCGTATCGGTGTGGATGCGTTGATAGTCCAGGACATGGGGATTACCCGTTTGAACCTGCCGCCTATACCTTTGCATGGCAGTACGCAAATGGACAACCGTACACCGGAGAAGGTTCGTTTCCTGACGGATGCCGGCTTTCGTCAGGTGGTATTGGCGCGCGAGCTTTCACTGCACGAGATACGCAATATCCACGAGGCTTGTCCGGAGACGCCTTTGGAGGTCTTTGTGCATGGTGCGCTTTGTGTGAGTTACAGTGGCCAGTGCTACGTCAGTCAGGCGTGTTTCGGCAGAAGTGCCAATCGGGGGGAGTGCGCACAGTTCTGCCGCCTTCCGTTTAGCTTGGTAGATGCTGACGGAAAAACAATCGTACGTGACAAGCACTTGCTTTCTCTGAAAGACTTGAATCAAAGTGAAGTTCTGGAAGATCTGTTGGATGCCGGAGCTTCTTCTCTGAAGATAGAAGGGCGGCTGAAGGATGTTTCCTATGTGAAGAATGTCACAGCTGCCTACCGCCAAAAGCTGGATGCCATATTTGCCCGTCGTAGAGAGTATGTACGCGCTTCTTCGGGCAGTTGCCGCTTCGATTTCGTTCCTCAGCTGGACAAGAGCTTCAGCCGCGGTTTTACCCACTACTTCTTGCAAGGCCGCGAACGGGAGATATCCTCTTTCGATACGCCGAAATCCCTGGGTGAGGAAATGGGAACGATGAAGGAGCAACGCGGCAATTACCTTACCGTAGCCGGGGTGAAGCCTTTCCATAACGGAGACGGTGTTTGTTTCCTTGATGAGCAGGGCCGTTTGAAAGGTTTCCGTATCAACCGGGTGGATGGCAACAAACTCTATCCGGCAGGCGAAGTGCCCCGCATCAAACCGCGTACCCGTCTCTATCGAAATTTCGATCAGGAGTTTGAACGCATCCTTTCCCGCAAGTCTGCCGAACGCAAAATAGGCATTGAGTGGGAACTGGCAGATACCCCTTCGGGCTTTGCCCTGACTGCCGCAGATGAAGACGGGAATCGTGTGACATTGTCATTCCCCTGTTCAAAAGAGCTGGCGCGTACTCCGCAACAGGAGCATCTGCGTACCCAGCTTGGCAAATTAGGTAACACCCCTTTTGAGGTCGTGGCTTTGGGAGGTATGGACGATACTTCTGTGAAGGCTGCTCCCGCTGTTGTGATCAACCTGTCGCATAACTGGTTCATACCGGCTTCGGTGATAGCAGATTGGCGTCGCCAAGTGACAGACAGGCTGATAGCGGCCCGCCGTATCACTTACCGTCGTGAACTGCATGTCTGGAAACCTACCCGGCATTGTTTCCCGATGAAGTCCCTGACATATTTGGGGAATGTGATGAATACATCCGCCCGTAGCTTTTATCTGGAGCATGGGGTTGTTTCCGTAGAACCGGCATACGAGAAGCAGGCCGTACCGGAAGCCGTACTGATGTTCTGTAAGCATTGCCTGCGTTATAGCATGGGCTGGTGTCCTACGCATCAAAAGGGACACTCTCCATACCGGGAACCTTATTACTTGGTCGGGACGGACGGTAAGCGTTTCCGCCTGACTTTTGACTGTAAGAACTGCCAAATGAAGGTGAGCGGAGAGTGAGACGGGAGGTTTGAAGCAGAAAGCATGAAGTATGGGATATAACGGACGAAGAGTATAAAACATAGGATATAACAAATAAGATGTGGGAGATGCATAAAGCAGAATTAAATAGGAGCAACCGTAAGCATAACGTTACTGTACGCAGTGTGTCCCGTACCTTATGCCTTATACTGCATCCGCTATATCTCCTGCTTTTACTTCTGCCTTGTCTTGCCTCTTGCCATTATCCCCGTCCCGACTTGGAAAACAGGGAGCTGGGGGAGAGGACGCGCGATTCGTTGAGGTATCTGTACGAACGCCATTATACGTGGG from the Bacteroides eggerthii genome contains:
- a CDS encoding peptidase U32 family protein; translation: MIKQRKIELLAPAKNLECGIEAVNHGADAVYIGAPKFGARAAAVNSLEDISALAEYAHLYNVRVYVTVNTILKEEELAETERMIWDLYRIGVDALIVQDMGITRLNLPPIPLHGSTQMDNRTPEKVRFLTDAGFRQVVLARELSLHEIRNIHEACPETPLEVFVHGALCVSYSGQCYVSQACFGRSANRGECAQFCRLPFSLVDADGKTIVRDKHLLSLKDLNQSEVLEDLLDAGASSLKIEGRLKDVSYVKNVTAAYRQKLDAIFARRREYVRASSGSCRFDFVPQLDKSFSRGFTHYFLQGREREISSFDTPKSLGEEMGTMKEQRGNYLTVAGVKPFHNGDGVCFLDEQGRLKGFRINRVDGNKLYPAGEVPRIKPRTRLYRNFDQEFERILSRKSAERKIGIEWELADTPSGFALTAADEDGNRVTLSFPCSKELARTPQQEHLRTQLGKLGNTPFEVVALGGMDDTSVKAAPAVVINLSHNWFIPASVIADWRRQVTDRLIAARRITYRRELHVWKPTRHCFPMKSLTYLGNVMNTSARSFYLEHGVVSVEPAYEKQAVPEAVLMFCKHCLRYSMGWCPTHQKGHSPYREPYYLVGTDGKRFRLTFDCKNCQMKVSGE
- a CDS encoding ATP-binding protein, with translation MFFKDVIGQEAAKQRLIQEVQEGRIPHAQLFCGPAGTGKLPLALAYARYICCPNRTETDACGTCPSCVKWNKLVHPDVHFVFPIVKSAKGKKEVCDDYIADWRHFVLNNPYFSLNHWLNAMGAENGQAIIYAKESDEITRKLSLKSSEGGYKVTIVWLPEKMHEVCANKLLKLLEEPPEKTVFLLVSEAPEMILSTILSRTQRFNIRKIEETSIADALQRKYGVQPIDSQTIAHLANGNFIKALETIHLNEENELFFNLFISLMRLSYQRKIREMKQWSEQLAAMGRERQKNFLEYCQRMIRENFIYNLHRKEMNYMTLPEQNFATRFAPFVNERNVIGIMDELSEAQIHIEQNVNARMVFFDFSLKMIVLLKQ
- the metF gene encoding methylenetetrahydrofolate reductase [NAD(P)H], with protein sequence MRVIDLINSNEKTAFSFEILPPLKGTGIEKLYETIDTLREFDPKYINITTHRSEYVYKDLGNGLFQRNRLRRRPGTVSVAAAIQNKYNITVVPHILCSGFSREDTEYVLLDLQFLNITDLLVLRGDKAKHESAFTPESNGYLHAIELQDQINQFNKGIFVDGSEMTVTNTPFSYGVACYPEKHEEAPNIDTDIYWLKKKMENGAEYAVTQLFYDNRKYFDFVERARQAGVTIPIIPGIKPFKKLSQLSMIPKTFKVDLPEELTKEVLKCKNDAEAQQVGIEWCVQQCKELMKHHIPSIHFYSIGAVNSIKEVARQIY
- a CDS encoding gliding motility lipoprotein GldH, translated to MTNRFKNKTKHLKYIILLFIVGALGACDKQTVYHAFRSVPQEGWKRQDTLFFDVAVPDSQTYYKLTVEIRNRNTYPYQNINLSVGYEDPESKRVQVDTLKAVLASKEGIWKGDGWGGLYQSAFSAGSIKIGRSGNYLFKIAYTLPDEILPGINDVGIKLRR
- a CDS encoding fimbrillin family protein; translated protein: MKNQKDLFKKGSILLCFVFAIAAVSCVNQINDEIRESNIPISFVAKASKGNTKITKNTFETGDRMGVFAMLTGNGLSEQRYIDNLLLECGEGTTLIPKKEVFYPEGDATLDFISYYPYQAAGMGGGSSLLHVTVQADQSKSSNYSLSDFMTARTENIANSKEAVRLTYKHQFAKIKIVLTPKDGENVNDMLKANPRIIATGFRTQALYDLQSDELSEVDEESETDIIPSGVWKETGNGLSGKEFIVIPQTHSDSKQAFSLEWNGKIYACSLPSAIIKEDTELEIQINALQNAGESLTGVIASIKEWGASEQGDSENEYDITAIHTASLSFKTSGVYRVYRQGKPVAEICREYLHTPADDAINSKAIVVYPVSDNGRTDLNNGTVLQLPDKTAATHGGKVSWNETDNSLAYTGGHSGPIEKFYIDGDLKIVTEKPDKALTVNVSSYTIRDIRNGILQSYPIVKIGTQYWMREDLQTAYYNDSKNIPIQKILGTGDRCFQYSVPGFLLYNGEAVLTGKLAPLDWRIPSDNDWNRLKEYIAGNASALKKTGTWSSDTNPATNETGFGIAPKGLLLERDNATTLVNPASSTAYWTRNGMQEQLDKVVIITNSNNDIEFKNSVKPEGKKYYNGFSVRCIKE
- the rodA gene encoding rod shape-determining protein RodA, coding for MVRRENIWKSLDWVTIAIYLILIVFGWFSVCGASYDYGDRDFLDFSTRAGKQFMWIVCSFGLGFVLLMLEDTLYDMFSYIIYIGLILLLIITIFIAPDTKGSRSWLILGPVSLQPAEFAKFATALALAKYMSAYSFTMKNWKNTLMLAFLILLPLVLIILQRETGSALVYTAFFLMLYREGMPGVVLFSGICAVVYFVVGIRFDQVLIADTPTPIGEFAVLSMVLLFAGGMVWVYKKRWEPVRNIIGGSSVVLLIAYIISEYVAPFNLVWVQWGLCVVVTFYLFYLSLRERHLSYLLIGLFAIGSIGFLYSSDYFFNKVLEPHQQIRIKVVLGMEEDLTGAGYNVNQSKIAIGSGGLTGKGFLNGTQTKLKYVPEQDTDFIFCTVGEEEGFIGSTAVLLLFLALILRLIVLAERQQSAFGRVYGYSVLSIFLFHLFINIGMVLGLTPVIGIPLPFFSYGGSSLWGFTILLFIFLRIDAGRNRRLV
- the metA gene encoding homoserine O-succinyltransferase, coding for MPLNLPDKLPAIELLKEENIFVIDNSRATQQDIRPLRIVILNLMPLKITTETDLVRLLSNTPLQVEISFMKIKSHTSKNTPIEHMKAFYTDFDKMRDEKYDGMIITGAPVEQMDFEEVTYWDEITGIFDWARTHVTSTLYICWAAQAGLYHHYGVPKYPLDAKMFGIFEHRTLQPLYPIFRGFDDVFYVPHSRHTEIRKEDILKVPELTLLSESEDAGVYMVMARNGREFFVTGHSEYSPLTLDTEYRRDLSKGLPIDMPRNYYVDDDPDKGVLVRWRAHANLLFSNWLNYFVYQETPFNIEEIK
- a CDS encoding stage 0 sporulation family protein, whose protein sequence is MEFKLHNGSGGLCCKSCGRQDKQLNTYDWLADIPGNAEESEMVEIQFKNTRKGYFRNSNKIPLEKGDIVAVEATPGHDIGVVTLTGRLVPLQMRKANIKSEADIKRIYRKAKQVDMDKYNEAKAREHSTMIRARQIALDLNLNMKIGDVEYQGDGNKAIFYYIADERVDFRQLIKVLADAFHVRIEMKQIGARQEAGRIGGIGPCGRELCCATWMTSFVSVSTSAARFQDISLNPQKLAGQCAKLKCCLNYEVDCYVEAQKRLPSKEIELETKDGVFYFFKADILNNQITYSTDKNIPANLVTISGRRAFEVIGLNKRGIKPDYLLEETHRSEPKKPVDLLEQESLTRFDRNRKNKNSGDGNNGNGNNNGNRNKKKKKSSNNRPQGSEQPATPQPQEQQSKPQGNEKRAQGDERRPQRNNNNRKRPHNNKPKPQGDKPVRDDKPVQE